The Dethiosulfovibrio peptidovorans DSM 11002 nucleotide sequence TGGTGGAAGGAGACAGAGGTGCTGCGACAATCGCCGGGAAAAAACACGTTATCCTCGTCGAAGAACTGGATATAGATGATAACGTAGTGAAATCCCACAAGGTATCCTTTAGCAATAAGGAAATGAAGGGCAATGTAGTGAACGTAGTCCCTTTGGTTAACGGTAAACTTCCGGGATGGAGCTACCCGCTTAAATAATTTTTAGGGGCCTTCGGGCCCCTTTTTTGTACAGTGTTTTTATCTTCAGTTCTTTCGTAGTAGAATAACCGAAGAAATAAGGAAAAAAGGAGGTCGCTTCCTTGAAATCTAGGTTATCGATAGCGGGTATAGTTCTTTTGACGGCGGTTCTTCTCTTCTCTGCCACGGCACGTGCCGATACAAGATCCTTCGTTGGCGAGATAGAGGGAAACGCCCCTGAGGTTCGGCTTTTTCGTTGGCTCGTAGACAGGGTATCTCCAGAGGCCGCTTTGATGGTCTTAGACGGTCCTGTTGAGAAAGACGGCAAGGTACGTCATCTCTACTTCGAGGCGGTCGGGCCGTCTCTGGATGGTTTTAAAGTGGCATCGGTCAAGGTGGAGACGGTGTTCAACGACTTCGGCCCCTTAGAGTTCTGGGGTGAAGGAGGTCCAGCCGATATCGATGAAATCGTTATGGGGTATTTCGATGCGGTCATCACCGACTCGGATGTCAACGATTTTCTCAATGGGCTCGTCGTGGAGGATGATTCTGGAAGATGGGAAGGGCTCTCCGTCGAGTTTTCTTCATCGGGTATATCGGCTAAAGGCTATTACAGGATGGAGGATCCGGTCTCTATGAGGATTAAGGTCGACCTTCAGGGAGAGCTGGCCTTAAAGGAAGGCCGAGAGATCTGGATAGACCGCTATGTGTTCAAGATAAACAACGATGATCAGTCATCGGTGGTGGAAAAAGCCCTGAGAGATGTCCAGCCTATAGTGGATATGGAGGACTTCGTCTTTCCGGTCCATCTGAAGACCCTGGATTTGAGGAAGGGACGGATGCGTCTAGCCACCAGAGTGATCCCTGCCTCATTTGATGGGATTTCTCTTTCCTACAAAGCGAGGTAGCTCGAGCGTGAAGATCATCGGTTTTTGTAACCTCAAGGGTGGTGTCGGTAAGACGACTTTGTGTCAGAACCTGGCTGCTGCGCTGTCCTCCATGGGCTATAGAGTTGTGGCTATAGATCTGGACCCTCAAAGTAATCTCTCTGCGGGGTGGGGGATTGAGGTTCAGGAGGGAGCCCCTTACGTATATGATTATCTTATAGGTGAGGCCTCTATCTCGGATTTAGTGGTTCGAAGAGAGGGGGTCGACATAGTCCCCAGTAGCCTGGACCTTGCCGTTGCCGAGTTGCAGCTGGAACGGGAGCCAGGCCGGGATTCTCTTTTGAGGTCCGCTTTGGACAACGACGAGGTGCGTGAATACGACTACATATTCTGCGATAGCCCTCCGCAGCTAGGGCTATTTACCAGAAACGTTTTGGCTGCCGCGGACGAGATCATGGTTCCCCTGGAGAGCGAGTTCTATAGTCTGGCGGGAGTCCGTCTGCTTGATTCCACGGTGAAGTTATTTCAAAAGAGGCTCAATCGGGCTCTCTTCGTCGGTGGTGTGGTTCTGACCAGGCACAATCCTAAGGTGATAATGAACAGAGAGGTTCAGAGAGAGGTCTTTTCTTACTTTGGGGATTCGCTCTACCGTAGATATATAAGGCAGAATATCAGCGTGGTCGAGGCGAGTGGAGCGGGGATGTCGGTACTTAGTTATGATGCCAGCTGTAACGGTGCCAGGGATTACCGTCTCTTAGCGAAGGAGTTCATGGAAAGGCAGAGGGAAAATGGGCAGAAAACGACCTAGTCTACGTAATTACCTCACAGAAGGCGATGACGCCAGAGATCTCGATATCCTCGACGTCCCCCCTCCCGTCGAGTTGCCATCGGAGGACATGACGGAAACTCTGCTTGAATTATGTCCTTCCAAGCGGTTGTCCTCAAGTGAGTGGGCGGTGGTGGTGAGATGTGCTCTTTTAAAATTTGAGGAAAGAGAGCCTACCGTGGATCTGTTGACCGGATTGTTCCGATCCGACGATAGGGAGTCGGTCCTCTCCTCGGTCGAGGCTCTGATCGATCGGAATGTACTGTCCCTGGAGGAAGGGGTGTTATCCGTGGCGGATACCTCCTTATGGCTAGCTTGCGATGGTGGAGAGTCTAAAGGGACATCTGAAGAGGGCGGTCGGGTCAATATAGATCCTATGGACATCCTGAACGAGGGGGATCGGTCTCTTTGGGCTCCGATGTTGAGGGCAGTCCTGCCTCTGCCTTTGGTACTCTCAGAGGTAAAAAAACGATTCGATGAGGCCGATCCGGTTTTGACACAGTTTTTCGTTCTGAGGAAGGTTGAGGAGAGATTGGTCCCCGTTACCAGAGCGAGTCAGATAAGACCCCCCATTAAAGCTATGTTGATCTGGTCGGAGGGAGAGGGAGCCGATTTTTACCTTGACTTTTGATGCTTGACAAAAGGGCAAAAATCCCGTAACTTGTGCAGGATGCATCAGGCTGCTGGACAATGCCGTCACGCAATCCATCTATATAAGGAGAGCTCGGTATGTCAAAGAACACGAACAGAAAAACCGCCCCTAAGGGCAAGATGGTACGCCGTTTCGGCGTCAACGTTTTCGGTAACACCAAGTACGACAGACTTTTGGCCAAGAAGAGCGGTGCGAACAAAAAGAATAGACGTCCTGCAAAGCAGTCGATCTACGGTCAGCAGTTGCTTGAGAAGCAGAAGATCCGTTTCGCATACGGCGTCAGCGAGAAACAGCTCCGTGCGGCCTACGCCAAGGCCAAGAATCAGGGAGGTGTCGCTGGTCACAATATGTTGATCCTTCTTGAGTCCCGTCTCGATAACGTGGTCTACCGTTTGGGGCTTTGCTCTACCAGGCCCCAAGCTAGACAGCTTGTTCGTCACGGTCACTTCACCCTCAACGATAGGAAGGTAGACATTCCTAGTGCTCTGGTCAAGCCTGGCGACGTGATCGCCGTGGCCGAGAAGAGCAGGGAGATGAAGGTGCTTAGGGAGAATTCCGAGGTAGCATCTGCCGTTTCCAAGCCGGGCTGGCTGTCTCTAAACGGGATGTCCGGTAAGGTGGAGCGTCTGCCCGAGCGTCAGGAGATACCTACCATCGCCGACGAGCAGATCGTCGTCGAGTACTACTCCAGGTAGTCTTTTCGTACGGTAAAAGCCCGTCCAGAAGGACGGGCTTTTTTCGTACGCTTTTATGGATGGTGGATTTGTAGCAGAGTAGAGATTTTTATTCAGGAGGGTTTTGCCGATGTCTTTTTCGTTTCCTGTATATCGGTCTCCAGATTTTGACGAAGACCGTTTTTTAGCCGCGCCGGATGCGACTTTTGCCGAAGTAGCAGCCTCTGGGGTGGCTCCGGAGGGCTTTCACGTTACGTCTATCTATCCGGAATATTTCAAGATTCGTGGACGATGGATGTTGACCTGTCCTTCTAGAATGGATGCCGTACCGGTCCTTAGAGATAACGGAGCTCTCGATATCGTGGAGTTTAGGGTTTTTTCTGGTCCTTCTTTACAATGCAGTTTGGGAGGAGGAGAGTAAATGACTGAGAGAGAGCTTTTAGAGGCCCTCAGGGCTGTGAAGTCCGGCGATATGACACCGGAGAGTTTCGTGGAACAGGTAAAGCTGGAGCCCTTTCAGGACTTGGGCGAGGTTAAGCTGGACCATCATAGGGCTCTTAGAAGAGGGGTTCCGGAGATAATATACTGTCCTGGAAAGAGCGATGAACAGCTGAGGGCCATAGCGACGGCTTTGGATGGTAGAAAGGGAACTTTCATCTTTTCCAGGATAAACGCCTTTCAAGTCGATCTTATAAGATCGATTTTCCCTGACCTGGTCCATCACGAGAAGGCCAGGATTGCAGCGAGAGTCGATGAAGAGAATGAGATTGGCCTTTATTCGGGGGTCACAGTGGTGGCTGCCGGTAGCAGCGATGTTCCGGTAGCGGAGGAGGCTGCGGTTACAGCCGAATACCTTGGCTGCGATGTGCGTCGTGTTTTCGATGTGGGAGTCGCAGGGATACATCGTCTGTTGTCCTACGCGGATGTCCTGATGTCGTCCAAGGTTATAGTCGCGGTTGCCGGGATGGAGGGGGCTCTTCCCGGAGTGGTCGCCGGGTTGGTGGGATGTCCGGTAATAGCGGTTCCTACAAGCATCGGATATGGGGCCAACTTCGGAGGACTTTCCGCTCTTCTCACCATGATAAACACCTGTGCTACAGGTGTTTCTGTCGTGAATATAGACAACGGTCTGGGGGCGGGGTACACCGCAGGCATTATAGCCAGGCAGTCCAGATGAGACGGGGAGACGAGTCTTTGCTTAGGGATTTTTTCCCCTGTGAGGTTGCCGACAGGATCTTAAAGTTGTCCTCCGTTTTAGTCTCCTTTTCCGGAGGGGTCGATAGCTCGGCCATACTGGCTTTGCTGGCCGGCATCATGCCCGATGGAACGTTTCACTCCGTCCTTTTCGATTCCTTTTTACATCCCGAGAAGGAGAGAGAGAGAGCCGTCTCCCTGTGTCGAGACCTGGGGGTCGACCTTAGGGTACTCCCGGGGCCCGAGCTGTCGGACGATCGTGTTATGGGAAATCTCGAGGGACGTTGCGCTTTCTGCAAGGAACTTCGGATATGCGAGATCCTCCGATTGAAGGAGGAGATGGGGATAGACACGATAGTGGACGGTACGAATCACGATGACCTTCAGGATCCTACGAGGTTGGGAAACTCTGTCCTGAATAGATACCCTGTCTTCAGCCCTCTCGCCGAGGCTGGGCTTTCAAAGCGGAGAGTGAGGGATTTGGCGAAGGAGCTGGATATCCCATGGTGGAACGAAACCGCCACTGCCTGTATGGCTACTAGGTTTCCTCTCGGTACGTCCTTAAGGGCTGACGAAGCCAAGCGGGCATACGACGCGGAGGAGTGTCTAAAGGAGCTGGGACTCGAGGTCAGGGTGAGGGTGTGGAATGACTCCATATGTTTGGAGTTGTCTCCCTATAGAGACGAGACGGTGGTAACCTTCAGGGAACCGATAGTCAAAGGTCTCAAGAGTCTAGGATTTCGCAGGATAATGGTGGATCTCGAAGGCTACAGTACCGGTCGTACATGGCCTTAGGTGTATAATATCGACGAGGTGTACGTTGTTTTCGAAAGAGGAAAGGGGAGATCGCTGGTGCATAAGTTGGTTTTGCTTCGTCACGGCGAGAGTGTATGGAACAAGGAAAATCGCTTTAC carries:
- a CDS encoding DUF6672 family protein, translating into MKPRQILVNILLLAVFAGLGIYCYNVGKAYDILIDNAAFSHEGTTYEAYEAILVTVDGEGEPLYLVEGDRGAATIAGKKHVILVEELDIDDNVVKSHKVSFSNKEMKGNVVNVVPLVNGKLPGWSYPLK
- a CDS encoding ParA family protein, with the protein product MKIIGFCNLKGGVGKTTLCQNLAAALSSMGYRVVAIDLDPQSNLSAGWGIEVQEGAPYVYDYLIGEASISDLVVRREGVDIVPSSLDLAVAELQLEREPGRDSLLRSALDNDEVREYDYIFCDSPPQLGLFTRNVLAAADEIMVPLESEFYSLAGVRLLDSTVKLFQKRLNRALFVGGVVLTRHNPKVIMNREVQREVFSYFGDSLYRRYIRQNISVVEASGAGMSVLSYDASCNGARDYRLLAKEFMERQRENGQKTT
- the rpsD gene encoding 30S ribosomal protein S4, with protein sequence MSKNTNRKTAPKGKMVRRFGVNVFGNTKYDRLLAKKSGANKKNRRPAKQSIYGQQLLEKQKIRFAYGVSEKQLRAAYAKAKNQGGVAGHNMLILLESRLDNVVYRLGLCSTRPQARQLVRHGHFTLNDRKVDIPSALVKPGDVIAVAEKSREMKVLRENSEVASAVSKPGWLSLNGMSGKVERLPERQEIPTIADEQIVVEYYSR
- the larB gene encoding nickel pincer cofactor biosynthesis protein LarB, which gives rise to MTERELLEALRAVKSGDMTPESFVEQVKLEPFQDLGEVKLDHHRALRRGVPEIIYCPGKSDEQLRAIATALDGRKGTFIFSRINAFQVDLIRSIFPDLVHHEKARIAARVDEENEIGLYSGVTVVAAGSSDVPVAEEAAVTAEYLGCDVRRVFDVGVAGIHRLLSYADVLMSSKVIVAVAGMEGALPGVVAGLVGCPVIAVPTSIGYGANFGGLSALLTMINTCATGVSVVNIDNGLGAGYTAGIIARQSR
- a CDS encoding asparagine synthase-related protein — encoded protein: MRRGDESLLRDFFPCEVADRILKLSSVLVSFSGGVDSSAILALLAGIMPDGTFHSVLFDSFLHPEKERERAVSLCRDLGVDLRVLPGPELSDDRVMGNLEGRCAFCKELRICEILRLKEEMGIDTIVDGTNHDDLQDPTRLGNSVLNRYPVFSPLAEAGLSKRRVRDLAKELDIPWWNETATACMATRFPLGTSLRADEAKRAYDAEECLKELGLEVRVRVWNDSICLELSPYRDETVVTFREPIVKGLKSLGFRRIMVDLEGYSTGRTWP